The Corynebacterium vitaeruminis DSM 20294 genome window below encodes:
- a CDS encoding MetQ/NlpA family ABC transporter substrate-binding protein, translating to MNLRRTVATGLAVLLSATTLVACSSDSSSSSSGDVTIRIGTTDSTKKAWSAMEDAAKENGINLEITNFSDYSTPNLALSQDQIDVNQFQHLKFLAEYNTGNNDDLTPVGATEIVPLALFWKDHSDLNGIEGKSVAIPNDPSNQGRAINVLVQAGLITLKEEAKGLVTPAPADIDEGASKVSVTPVDAAQTTAAYGEGTPAIINNSFLDRAGIDPNLAVFQDNPDSTEAEPYINVFVTKQDKKDDPNIAKLVELWHTQPVQDAIAEDSKGTSVEVQRTPEELQSILDRLEQQAQ from the coding sequence CTCCTCCGACAGCTCCTCGAGCTCCTCCGGGGACGTCACCATCCGCATCGGCACCACCGACTCCACCAAGAAGGCCTGGTCCGCCATGGAGGACGCCGCCAAGGAGAACGGCATCAACCTTGAGATCACCAACTTCTCCGACTACTCCACCCCGAACCTGGCGCTGTCGCAGGACCAGATCGACGTCAACCAGTTCCAGCACCTGAAGTTCCTCGCCGAGTACAACACCGGCAACAACGACGACCTCACCCCGGTCGGCGCCACCGAGATCGTGCCGCTGGCACTGTTCTGGAAGGACCACAGCGACCTCAACGGCATCGAGGGCAAGTCCGTCGCCATCCCGAACGACCCCTCCAACCAGGGCCGCGCCATCAACGTGCTCGTCCAGGCGGGACTGATCACGCTCAAGGAAGAGGCCAAGGGCCTAGTCACCCCGGCACCCGCCGACATCGATGAGGGCGCCTCCAAGGTGTCCGTCACCCCGGTCGACGCCGCACAGACCACCGCCGCCTACGGCGAGGGCACCCCGGCGATCATCAACAACTCCTTCCTCGACCGCGCCGGCATCGACCCGAACCTGGCCGTCTTCCAGGACAACCCGGATTCCACCGAGGCCGAGCCCTACATCAACGTCTTCGTGACCAAGCAGGATAAGAAGGACGACCCGAACATCGCGAAGCTGGTCGAGCTGTGGCACACCCAGCCGGTCCAGGACGCCATCGCCGAGGACTCCAAGGGAACCTCCGTCGAGGTCCAGCGCACCCCTGAGGAGCTGCAGTCCATCCTCGACCGCCTCGAGCAGCAGGCTCAGTAG
- a CDS encoding methionine ABC transporter permease: MTTQILAADWSRLGPTFSNAIVDTLVMVCVTLIVGGFFGLILGVLLYTTRPGGVLQNKAVYFLINFLVNLVRPIPFIILISAIGPITVAVIGTQIGREAAMFGMSIAATFGVARIVEQNLVTIDPGVIEAARAMGASPWKIITSVIVREALGPLILGFTFVFIAIVDMSAMAGYIGGGGLGDFAITYGYRAYDWQVTLVSTVVIVIIVQFAQNFGNWLAKKVMRR; this comes from the coding sequence ATGACCACCCAGATCCTCGCGGCCGACTGGTCGCGGCTCGGCCCCACCTTCTCTAACGCCATCGTCGACACCCTCGTCATGGTCTGCGTGACCCTGATCGTGGGCGGCTTCTTCGGCCTCATCCTCGGCGTCCTGCTGTACACCACCCGCCCGGGCGGCGTTCTGCAGAACAAGGCCGTCTACTTCCTCATCAACTTCCTGGTTAACCTCGTCCGGCCGATCCCGTTCATCATCCTGATCTCCGCCATCGGCCCGATCACAGTCGCCGTCATCGGCACACAGATCGGCCGCGAGGCGGCGATGTTCGGCATGTCGATCGCCGCGACCTTCGGCGTCGCGCGCATCGTTGAGCAGAACCTCGTCACGATCGATCCCGGCGTCATTGAGGCCGCCCGCGCGATGGGTGCCTCGCCCTGGAAGATCATCACCTCCGTCATCGTTCGCGAGGCTCTCGGCCCGCTGATCCTCGGCTTCACCTTCGTCTTCATCGCCATCGTCGACATGTCCGCGATGGCCGGTTACATCGGTGGCGGCGGACTCGGTGACTTCGCCATCACCTACGGCTACCGGGCCTACGACTGGCAGGTCACGCTGGTTTCGACCGTCGTCATCGTCATCATCGTCCAGTTCGCGCAGAACTTTGGCAACTGGCTCGCGAAGAAGGTCATGCGCCGCTAG
- a CDS encoding methionine ABC transporter ATP-binding protein — MTGTRIEFEDVTKVFDSGKKKVTALDGVTLTVEPGEILGVIGYSGAGKSTLVRMINGLDTPTSGHLRLDGTDVVGMPERQLRALRRNIGMIFQQFNLFGSRTAAGNIEYPLTLAGMPKAERTKRVAELLEFVGLGDRGKNYPEQLSGGQKQRVGIARALATNPDLLLADEATSALDPETTHEVLNLLRKVNKELGITIVVITHEMEVVRAIADKVAVMEEGKVVEYGSTYEVFSNPRTRVAQRFVATALRNTPDAIESEDLLAHDGRLFTINLTEESGFFAAAAAAREAGASIGIVHGGITTLQRHSFGKVTVRLTGPDAAINAFYDHLRQTTEIKEIAR, encoded by the coding sequence ATGACCGGAACCAGAATCGAGTTCGAAGACGTCACCAAGGTCTTCGACTCCGGCAAGAAGAAAGTCACCGCGCTCGACGGCGTCACCCTGACCGTCGAGCCCGGCGAGATCCTCGGCGTGATCGGCTACTCCGGCGCGGGCAAGTCGACGCTCGTGCGCATGATCAACGGCCTCGACACGCCGACCAGCGGCCACCTGCGCCTCGACGGCACCGACGTCGTCGGCATGCCCGAGCGCCAGCTGCGCGCGCTGCGCCGCAACATCGGCATGATCTTCCAGCAGTTCAACCTGTTCGGCTCGCGCACGGCCGCTGGCAACATCGAGTACCCGCTAACCCTCGCGGGCATGCCCAAGGCGGAGCGGACCAAGCGCGTGGCGGAGCTGCTCGAGTTCGTCGGACTTGGCGACCGCGGCAAGAACTACCCCGAGCAGCTCTCGGGCGGGCAGAAGCAGCGCGTCGGCATCGCCCGCGCGCTAGCCACCAACCCGGACCTCCTGCTTGCCGACGAGGCCACCTCCGCCCTCGACCCCGAGACCACCCACGAGGTCTTGAACCTCCTACGTAAGGTCAACAAGGAACTGGGCATCACCATCGTGGTCATCACCCACGAGATGGAGGTCGTGCGCGCGATCGCCGACAAGGTCGCCGTCATGGAAGAGGGCAAGGTCGTCGAGTACGGCAGCACCTACGAGGTCTTCTCCAACCCGCGCACCCGCGTCGCGCAGCGTTTCGTCGCGACGGCGCTTCGCAACACCCCCGACGCCATCGAGTCCGAGGACCTCCTCGCCCACGATGGCCGGCTGTTCACCATCAACCTGACCGAGGAATCCGGCTTCTTCGCGGCGGCGGCCGCCGCACGCGAGGCCGGGGCCTCCATCGGCATCGTTCACGGCGGCATCACGACGCTGCAGCGCCACAGCTTCGGCAAGGTGACCGTGCGCCTGACGGGCCCCGACGCCGCGATCAACGCCTTCTACGACCACCTTCGCCAGACCACCGAGATTAAGGAGATCGCCCGATGA